In Harmonia axyridis chromosome 6, icHarAxyr1.1, whole genome shotgun sequence, a single window of DNA contains:
- the LOC123682451 gene encoding galactose mutarotase, producing MKHIKDGATDSSVKIKEEMYDQFVDKTTGQSSPIWKITWVNSSKVCVEVITYGATITSIKIPDKNGVVEDVVMGFKDLKGYQNPLNPYFGATVGRVANRIGQARFTINGTTYGVSPNLPPHQLHGGFRGFDKVNWQHYIEGKTVVMSYLSKDKEEGFPGDVITNVSFRLTDSNEFLVEFKSYTTKPTFVNLTNHSYFNLAGHNKGAVELYKHVVSINADQTTAVDIDSIPTGKLLQVGGTVFDLRIPKQLGSVIHKVPDIGGFDHNFCITKGEYQGDCFIARVHHPGSGRVLEVYSNQPGVQFYTSNSIPDDPKHYKGNVKDLKTIIGKDGPYYKHGALCLETQNYPDAINHPGFPKAVLNPGETYHHTLTYKFSIDK from the coding sequence ATGAAGCACATCAAAGATGGAGCCACCGACTCCAGTGTCAAAATCAAAGAGGAAATGTACGATCAGTTCGTAGACAAAACAACTGGCCAGTCTAGccccatttggaagataacatggGTGAATTCCAGCAAAGTTTGTGTTGAAGTTATAACATACGGAGCTACCATAACCTCTATCAAAATACCAGATAAGAATGGAGTAGTTGAAGATGTAGTTATGGGTTTCAAGGACCTTAAGGGTTACCAAAACCCGTTGAATCCTTATTTTGGAGCTACCGTCGGCAGGGTAGCCAACAGAATAGGACAAGCGAGGTTTACCATCAACGGTACTACCTACGGTGTGTCTCCAAATTTGCCACCACATCAACTTCACGGTGGCTTCAGAGGTTTCGATAAGGTCAATTGGCAGCACTATATCGAAGGGAAGACAGTTGTGATGAGCTACCTGTCCAAGGATAAAGAGGAAGGGTTTCCAGGAGATGTTATCACAAATGTATCCTTCAGACTTACCGACTCCAATGAGTTCTTGGTTGAGTTTAAGTCTTACACCACCAAACCAACGTTTGTCAACTTAACCAATCATTCATACTTCAACCTTGCAGGTCACAACAAAGGTGCTGTAGAGCTGTACAAACATGTGGTCTCAATAAACGCAGATCAAACTACAGCTGTAGACATAGATTCAATACCAACTGGTAAACTCCTACAAGTTGGTGGTACAGTTTTCGATCTTAGGATTCCAAAACAACTAGGAAGTGTTATCCATAAAGTACCTGACATAGGTGGTTTCGACCACAACTTCTGCATCACCAAAGGAGAGTACCAAGGTGACTGTTTCATAGCCAGAGTACATCATCCAGGTTCTGGAAGAGTGTTGGAGGTGTATTCGAACCAACCAGGGGTGCAATTTTATACTTCTAACAGTATTCCTGATGATCCTAAGCATTACAAAGGGAATGTGAAAGATTTGAAGACTATTATTGGGAAGGATGGTCCATATTATAAGCATGGGGCACTTTGTCTGGAAACACAGAATTATCCTGATGCTATCAACCATCCAGGGTTTCCGAAAGCTGTGTTGAACCCTGGGGAAACTTATCATCATACCTTGACCTATAAGTTTTCTATTGATAAGTAA